AGATCGAGATCGGCGACGTGCTGATCATCTCGCACGGTGGGGTGATCTACAGCCTCGAGGGGCATCACGGCGCGCCCCAGGAGCGGATCGCGAACCTCGGCGGCCGCTGGTTCCACCACGACGGACGGGGTTGGCGGCTGGGCGAACGTGTGCAGCTGTCGCCCGACGACATCACCATCGAGAACCAGGACATCCTCTGATGAGGCCGACCCGTCCATGATGTCGTCGCGCTATCCCGTCGAGGTGATTCGCTCCGAGCGACGGGTGAAGACCGTCTCGGCCCGCATCGTCGAGGGCGTGATCCGGGTGCGCATTCCCGCCTGGATGTCCGAGGCCGACGAGCACAAGTTCGTGAAGGACGTCGTCGAACGCATCGAACAGGAACGTCGCTCCCACGCGATCGACCTCGATGCCCGCGCCGCGATGTTGGCCCGACGGTTCGACCTCCCCACGCCCGAGTCGATCCGTTGGTCGAAGACCCAACGCCAACGGTGGGGTTCGTGCTCGGTGCACAGCGGCGACATCCGCATCTCCGATCGGCTGGTCGACGTGCCGCCCTGGGTCCTCGACCATGTCATCGTCCACGAGCTCGCCCACCTCGAAGTGGCCGACCACTCACCGGCCTTCGACGCCCTCGTCAATCGCAATCCCCTGGCCGAACGGGCCATCGGCTACCTGATGGCGGTCGGCGATCGGCTCGACCGCCTCGAACCGGTCGAGCCGATCGCGACCACCACCGACCAGCGCGGCCGCTTCGACGACCTCGACGATCTCGACGCGGCCGGTTAGTCGTTCGCGGCCTTGGCCGCGGCCCAGGCCGCCTCCTGCTCCCCCATCGGCGTGCTCGGTGGCGCATCGGTCCACACCCAGAGCTCCTCGGAGATCGCCCGCCAGTTGGCCGTCGCCCCGAGCTGGCCGAGGATCGAGAACAGTCCGAGATTGATGCGCTGGATCAGCGCGAAGGTGGGCGGCACGTTGGTGTGGCGGAGGATGTCGTGGGTCCGGGCGTCGAAGGTCTGGTAGAGCAGACGCGCGCTGTACTCGG
This is a stretch of genomic DNA from Acidimicrobiales bacterium. It encodes these proteins:
- a CDS encoding M48 family metallopeptidase — its product is MIRSERRVKTVSARIVEGVIRVRIPAWMSEADEHKFVKDVVERIEQERRSHAIDLDARAAMLARRFDLPTPESIRWSKTQRQRWGSCSVHSGDIRISDRLVDVPPWVLDHVIVHELAHLEVADHSPAFDALVNRNPLAERAIGYLMAVGDRLDRLEPVEPIATTTDQRGRFDDLDDLDAAG